A region from the Alnus glutinosa chromosome 5, dhAlnGlut1.1, whole genome shotgun sequence genome encodes:
- the LOC133868403 gene encoding ABC transporter B family member 9 — MGGEGDGHGGGGGGGGGAREAAKAEKQKVSFLKLFSFADRIDVILIVVGTISAMANGVSQPLMTVIFGKLINSFGSSDPSQAINQVSKVSLEFVYLAVGTGIVSLLQVACWMVTGERQASRIRNLYLKTILRQDIAFFDTETTTGEVIGRMSGDTVLIQDAMGEKVGKFIQLVSTFVGGFVIAFARGWLLSLVLLSCIPPIVLAGGVMSIIMAKMSGRGQVAYADAGNVVEQTIGAIRTVASFTGEKRAIEKYNKKLKIAYAATVQQGLASGIGLGLVIMIVFSSYGLAVWYGSKLIIEKGYDGGQVLNVIMAIMTGGMSLGQASPCMNAFASGQAAAYKMFDTIKREPKIDAYDTRGVVLEDIKGEIELKEVYFRYPARPDVQIFSGFSLQVPSGRTAALVGQSGSGKSTVISLVERFYDPDAGEVLIDGVNLKKLQLKWIREKIGLVSQEPNLFTTTIKENIAYGKENATEEEIRNSIELANAAKFIDKLPKGLDTMVGEHGTQLSGGQKQRIAIARAILKNPRILLLDEATSALDAESERIVQDALENIMANRTTLVVAHRLTTVRNADVIAVVHQGKIVERGTHGELIKDPEGAYTQLVRLQEGVEAEDKQTSNTDNKAVDINLYLDKTMAISRSQRQSLARSVSRGSSGSRQSFAISYASPSGPISLLETGEGVEENYERAEMDIEKRMKVSTKRLAYMNKPEIPVLLVGAVAAAIQGVIFPIFGLLLSSAIKMFFEPPSQLRKDSRFWAVVYVSLGCVALVAIPVQNYLFGIAGGKLIQRIRSLTFEKVVHQQISWFDDPANSSGAVGARLSADASTIRSLVGDTLALVVQNTATVIAGLIIAFTANWILAFIILAVLPLVLIQGVIQAKFTKGFSADAKVMYEEASQVANDAVGSIRTVASFCSEGKVMDLYQKKCEGPKKHGVRLGLISGIGFGFSYFALYCTNAFCFYIGSVLVQHGKATFGEVFKVFFALTISAVGVSQTSALAPDSNKAKDSAASILDILDSKPQIDSSSTEGITLPSVTGNIKLDHVSFRYPTRPDTQIFKDLSLNIPSGKTVALVGESGSGKSTVISLIERFYDPDSGNVLLDGVNIRKFKLSWFRQQMGLVSQEPILFNETIRSNIAYGNQADVTEEEIIAATRAANAHSFISSLPQGYDTSVGERGVQLSGGQKQRIAIARAILKNPVILLLDEATSALDAESERVVQDALDRVMVNRTTVVVAHRLATIRGADIISVVKNGVIAEKGSHDELMKITDGAYASLIALHMSSSP; from the exons ATGGGAGGAGAAGGTGATGGccatggaggaggaggaggaggaggaggaggagccaGGGAGGCTGCGAAAGCGGAGAAACAGAAGGTGTCGTTCCTTAAGCTGTTCTCCTTCGCCGACCGGATCGACGTGATCTTGATAGTTGTGGGCACGATATCGGCCATGGCCAATGGGGTATCGCAGCCGCTCATGACAGTCATCTTCGGCAAGCTGATCAACTCCTTCGGCAGCTCCGATCCATCCCAAGCCATTAACCAAGTCTCTAAG GTGTCACTAGAGTTTGTTTACTTGGCTGTTGGTACGGGCATCGTCTCACTTCTAC AGGTGGCATGTTGGATGGTTACAGGAGAAAGACAGGCCTCTCGCATTCGGAATTTGTACTTGAAAACCATCCTGAGACAGGACATTGCCTTCTTTGACACTGAAACAACAACTGGAGAGGTCATCGGGAGGATGTCTGGGGATACCGTGCTGATTCAAGACGCCATGGGTGAAAAG GTAGGGAAGTTCATACAGCTCGTTTCTACTTTTGTGGGTGGCTTTGTGATTGCCTTTGCAAGAGGATGGCTCCTTTCCCTAGTGTTGCTTTCCTGTATACCTCCTATTGTCCTTGCTGGTGGAGTCATGTCTATCATCATGGCAAAAATGTCAGGCCGCGGACAAGTTGCTTATGCAGATGCTGGAAACGTTGTAGAGCAAACAATTGGAGCCATAAGAACA GTTGCTTCCTTCACTGGGGAGAAGCGAGCAATAGAAAAGTATAACAAGAAGCTGAAAATCGCCTACGCTGCTACAGTTCAACAAGGGCTAGCTTCTGGGATAGGACTCGGTTTAGTTATTATGATTGTGTTTTCTAGTTATGGACTCGCGGTGTGGTATGGATCCAAACTTATCATTGAAAAGGGATACGATGGTGGACAAGTCCTCAATGTTATTATGGCGATCATGACTGGCGGAAT GTCATTAGGCCAAGCATCCCCTTGCATGAATGCATTCGCATCCGGGCAAGCTGCAGCATATAAAATGTTTGACACAATCAAACGAGAACCCAAGATTGACGCCTATGACACTAGGGGGGTTGTATTGGAGGACATAAAAGGTGAGATTGAACTAAAAGAAGTGTACTTCAGGTACCCTGCAAGGCCAGATGTGCAGATATTTTCTGGATTCTCCTTGCAAGTTCCAAGTGGCAGAACTGCTGCTCTAGTTGGGCAGAGTGGAAGTGGGAAATCTACAGTGATTAGCCTAGTAGAAAGATTTTATGATCCTGATGCTGGTGAAGTGCTTATAGATGGTGTCAATTTGAAGAAGTTGCAGCTTAAATGGATAAGGGAGAAGATTGGCCTCGTTAGTCAGGAACCTAATTTGTTTACAACTACTATTAAGGAAAACATAGCATATGGGAAAGAAAATGCCACTGAAGAGGAGATCAGAAACTCAATTGAGCTTGCTAATGCAGCAAAATTCATAGACAAACTACCCAAG GGCCTTGACACAATGGTAGGGGAGCATGGAACTCAGCTTTCTGGTGGACAAAAGCAAAGAATTGCAATAGCAAGGGCAATTCTGAAGAACCCAAGAATCCTGCTCCTCGATGAAGCAACAAGCGCACTGGATGCTGAGTCTGAACGCATAGTTCAAGATGCACTGGAGAACATTATGGCAAATCGGACAACTTTGGTTGTTGCACATCGTTTGACGACTGTTAGGAATGCTGACGTTATAGCGGTGGTGCATCAAGGGAAAATTGTGGAGAGAG GAACTCATGGGGAGTTGATAAAAGACCCAGAAGGGGCTTACACCCAGCTTGTTCGCCTACAAGAAGGAGTTGAAGCAGAAGACAAGCAAACCTCTAACACAGATAATAAGGCAGTTgacataaatttatatttagaTAAGACCATGGCCATTTCTAGGAGCCAGAGACAATCTCTGGCAAGGTCCGTAAGCAGAGGTTCATCAGGTAGCAGGCAGTCTTTCGCAATTAGTTATGCTTCCCCCAGCGGCCCAATCAGTTTGCTTGAGACTGGAGAAGGAGTTGAGGAGAATTATGAAAGAGCAGAGATGGATATTGAAAAGCGTATGAAGGTTTCCACAAAACGGTTGGCCTACATGAACAAGCCTGAGATTCCAGTTTTGCTGGTGGGAGCTGTTGCTGCAGCCATACAAGGTGTGATCTTCCCAATCTTCGGCCTCTTACTCTCATCAGCAATCAAAATGTTCTTTGAACCTCCAAGCCAGCTACGAAAAGATTCTCGATTTTGGGCAGTTGTGTATGTAAGTTTGGGCTGCGTTGCTCTAGTGGCTATTCCTGTACAGAATTACCTCTTCGGAATTGCAGGTGGAAAATTGATACAACGAATTCGTTCCTTGACATTTGAGAAGGTTGTGCACCAACAAATAAGTTGGTTTGATGATCCTGCAAATTCAAG TGGCGCGGTTGGTGCAAGGTTGTCTGCTGATGCTTCCACAATCCGAAGCCTTGTTGGTGATACACTGGCTCTAGTTGTGCAGAATACGGCAACAGTCATTGCAGGGCTAATCATAGCATTTACAGCAAACTGGATACTAGCTTTTATAATTCTAGCTGTGTTGCCCTTGGTGTTAATACAAGGAGTCATTCAGGCCAAGTTTACCAAGGGCTTCAGTGCAGATGCCAAG GTGATGTATGAAGAAGCGAGTCAAGTGGCAAATGATGCCGTCGGCAGCATTAGAACTGTTGCATCCTTTTGCTCTGAAGGGAAGGTGATGGATTTGTACCAAAAGAAATGTGAGGGGCCCAAGAAACATGGAGTTCGGTTAGGACTGATAAGTGGGATAGGTTTCGGCTTCTCTTACTTTGCACTCTACTGCACCAACGCATTCTGTTTCTACATCGGTTCTGTTCTTGTGCAACATGGGAAAGCAACATTTGGCGAAGTTTTTAAG GTTTTCTTTGCTTTGACAATATCAGCAGTAGGGGTTTCCCAAACTAGTGCCTTGGCTCCAGACAGCAACAAAGCCAAGGATTCAGCAGCTTCCATACTTGATATTCTCGACAGCAAGCCTCAGATAGATTCAAGCAGCACAGAGGGCATCACACTACCATCTGTCACTGGGAATATTAAGTTGGACCATGTCAGCTTTAGATACCCCACACGTCCAGATACTCAAATCTTCAAAGACCTGAGTTTGAACATCCCCTCTGGAAAG ACTGTTGCTTTGGTTGGAGAGAGTGGCAGTGGGAAATCAACAGTAATCAGCCTCATCGAGAGATTTTATGATCCTGATTCGGGTAATGTACTACTGGATGGTGTGAATATCCGAAAGTTCAAACTAAGCTGGTTTAGACAACAAATGGGGTTGGTCAGTCAAGAACCTATCCTCTTCAACGAAACCATCCGTTCCAACATAGCTTATGGCAACCAGGCTGATGTTACCGAGGAAGAGATCATTGCAGCCACAAGAGCAGCAAATGCACACAGCTTCATATCCTCGCTGCCTCAAGGCTATGACACCTCTGTAGGGGAACGAGGAGTGCAGTTATCTGGCGGCCAAAAGCAACGGATTGCCATTGCGAGGGCTATACTGAAGAACCCGGTAATCCTTTTGCTCGATGAGGCCACAAGTGCACTAGATGCAGAGTCAGAGCGAGTAGTACAAGATGCATTGGATAGAGTGATGGTAAATAGAACGACTGTCGTTGTTGCTCACCGCCTTGCCACGATTAGAGGAGCTGATATAATCTCGGTGGTGAAGAATGGTGTAATCGCTGAGAAGGGAAGTCATGATGAGCTGATGAAGATCACTGATGGGGCCTATGCCTCCTTGATAGCACTTCATATGAGTTCTTCGCCGTAA